A genomic stretch from Aedes albopictus strain Foshan chromosome 2, AalbF5, whole genome shotgun sequence includes:
- the LOC109403790 gene encoding uncharacterized protein LOC109403790, with protein MSMLSRYRYIYYCVGVNQGSPLSPRVGDGEGSLLLVRQQPKVEESSSTPFRPKVGVNRVRGSPFIPKVRVNRKTRKNVTKNMVFSRRPFTRSQVREAREATLKDDNFGSQHLDMDYPITLTDDSFPMDPPAVDMANPTDDNFDVDSDSPAALLPVCPCGSVEAFHYCYSGMPDFVGPNAGAWAQSNVSIWLYLAISGPLKYLLLCSKPRSHVLPSIGLASWDLFVFLFYCLLRKKLTARYFLSEVYDLVHRRWRLSNSSGPQTAEAERILCNTLGWENPVLKWSNVSFFSSVCRFLYFENQWIFDIKEMTYGSCKEAIELLSSCI; from the coding sequence GTTGGAGTCAACCAAGGTTCTCCCCTCAGCCCGAGGGTTGGAGACGGCGAAGGATCTCTCCTACTTGTACGCCAACAGCCCAAAGTGGAGGAATCTTCATCAACTCCCTTCAGACCGAAGGTGGGAGTCAACCGAGTCCGAGGATCTCCCTTCATTCCGAAGGTTAGAGTCAACCGAAAGACGAGGAAGAATGTCACGAAAAATATGGTGTTTTCGCGTCGACCATTTACGCGTTCCCAGGTGCGGGAGGCGCGGGAGGCGACCCTGAAAGATGACAATTTCGGCTCTCAACATTTGGATATGGACTACCCTATCACCCTGACGGATGATAGCTTTCCCATGGACCCTCCGGCTGTGGACATGGCCAATCCGACAGATGACAACTTTGACGTGGATTCGGATTCTCCTGCAGCCCTATTGCCGGTATGTCCTTGTGGCAGTGTAGAGGCGTTCCACTATTGTTATAGTGGAATGCCTGATTTCGTTGGGCCCAATGCTGGTGCGTGGGCCCAATCCAACGTAAGTATTTGGCTTTATTTAGCCATTAGTGGACCATTAAAATATTTACTGTTGTGTTCAAAACCAAGATCACATGTGCTACCATCTATTGGTTTGGCATCATGGGATCTTTTTGTATTCCTATTTTATTGCCTTCTGCGAAAAAAATTGACCGCAAGATACTTCTTGTCTGAGGTCTATGATCTTGTACACCGTCGTTGGCGGTTGTCTAATAGTTCCGGTCCTCAGACTGCTGAGGCGGAACGAATTTTATGCAACACTTTAGGATGGGAGAATCCCGTCCTAAAATGGAgcaatgtttcatttttttcctCCGTCTGTCGTTTCCTGTATTTCGAAAATCAATGGATTTTCGATATAAAGGAAATGACATATGGAAGCTGTAAAGAAGCTATTGAGCTTCTTAGCagctgtatttaa